Genomic DNA from Thermobifida alba:
AGGTTGCGGGGCAGGCCGATCAGAACCGTGTCCCCGCTGTCGATCTCGACACTGGCCACGATCATCGTGTCGGTGCGCAGCCCGTACCGGTTGTCGCCCGCGTCGCCGCCGAGCAGCAGCATGTTGATCCGGGTGCGGCCGCGCCACGGGTCGGCCGTGGCCGCGTCCTGGGGCGACTCCGCCGGGGCGAACACGGTCGACAGGGTGTCGCGGGCCGTGACGGCCGTACGCACGACCAGCGCGGAGGGCAGGACGAGCAGCGTGCAGAGGACGGCCAGCAGCACCGTGCCCACGGCCCGCGTGCCCCAGCCGCCGGGTCGCGGCCGGGTGAGCTGCCAGGACCGTAGGACGACACTCGACCACAGCACGGCCACGGCGACGGAGCCGACCGAGACGGCCTCCACCCAGTACGGCTGGGTGACCAGCCACGCCTGCCAGGACAGGTCGGCGTGGAGCGTGCGGGCCGCGGCCACCGCCGCGGCGGCCAGCAGCAGGAAGCCACCGAGGATGCCCATGCCTGCGGTGCGCCGTCCGACGCGCAGGTGGGCGATTCCGGGCAGCAGTGCCGCGCCCGCGGTCCACAGTGCTGCGCGCACGGCTGTGCCGGGCCGCTCTCGTCGAGCCTTCTCCGCTGGATATGCCACGGTCAACCACCCCCAAGCATCCGCTGGCCACCGACTACCGAGAAGCGTGGCGGTCACTCGGGTCCCTGCCGCCCCTTTTGTGGCGTGATGCCGAATCTTGGCCTCGACGCGACGGATGCCGGATGGGCATGGATTGTCACTGTGTGTCCGGAAATGGTGGCATGGAGTGTCAGAGGCCGCTCTCCAGGGCGCGCCGGCCGGCGCCGGATGGGCCGCCGGGGCGGATTCTTTTCGGATTCTCCGCGGAGAAATCGTTGTCCTGTCCGGGACTCGTGGCTCTTACCGGTGAACGCGCAGTGAAGACGCATCCCGAGAAGGAGTCACGATGACCATCACCCCCTGTGTCCGGCGGGTACTCGCCGCCGCGGCTCTCGTGTTCGGCGCGGGTCTCGCCCCACTGGCCGTGTCCTCCGCGGCGCTGGCCGACTCCGACGCCCTCCCCTCCCACACCCCCTCCGCGGCGGCGATGCCCCGGCCCAGCGCTGAGGCGCTCCTGCCCGGTGAGGAGCCGCTGCCGTCCGACGGCGGCGGGGACGTTCCCGTGCCGCCCTGCCCGGAGGAGGGCTGCTGGACCAGCGGCGGTGACGGGGAGGACGAGGAGGAGTGGCCGGTCGACGGCTGCGTCGGGGACGCGTGCGACCCCGAGGAGGAGTGGACCGAACTCGACAGCGGGTGCTTCTGGTACAGCGGCAGCCCCGGCCACGTGTACTGCCCGGGGGAGGAGCACCCTGTTCCGCTCGACGAGGACGGCTGCTACGAGCACGACGGCCGCGTTCACTGCCTGGGGGAGGTTCCGGGGGGTCAGCCCGAGCCGTGCGGTGCGGGGGAGTGCCCGGTCGACGGCGGCCCCGACTGCCCCATCACGCACGTCTCCGCGGAGTGCCGGCCCACCACGCCCGGGGACGAGCCGGAGGACGAGCCCGGTACCACCCCTGAGGACGAGCCCGGTGCCACGCCCGGGGACGAGCCCGGCGCCGCGCCGCGCCCGGGGGGCGGCCTGCCGGTGACCGGTCCCGGGCTGGCGCTGGTCGCGGGCGTGGGAGGGCTGCTCACCGCGGTCGGTGCGGGCGGGCTGCTGCTGTACCGGCGCCGCGGTGGCCGCGACGGAGCCGGGACCGCCGAGTAGTCGGCGCCGTGTCCACGGCGCCGTCCCCGTGGTTCGGTCGTCTCCGGTCCGGGAGGAGGATCGGGGACGACCGAACCATGCCCCGGGGGCACACGCCGACGAGCACGGCATCGCCCCGGGCCGCGCCGAGAACACTGGTGCTCAGGCCGGGCGGTGCGGTCACTGCGCCGATCAGGATGACGCCGGCCGGTGTCTCGCCGATGCCGGTCCGGCCGCGAGGCGGTCGACGAGTCGGGTGAAGGGGGGGCTGCCCACGGCGGTCAGGACGATCACCGCCACCAGCAGTACCGCGGCACTCAGCGACAGGGGGCGGCCGGCCGGGGCTGGCACACGCGGGGAGGAGGGGCAAGATCATCCACAGGTGTCGGCCGAACCTGTGGATAACTTGTGGATATCTATCTGCGAAATTTCTTTTGTGCACAGCCAGTGGATGATGTTTTTGCAGTTCAGAGTGCATGACCATGGGGGGTGGAGAAGTTATCCACAGGCTGAGTGCACAGGTTATCCCCAAGTAGACGCCAGTCATCCACAGGATGTCCCCAGGTTTATCCACAGGCTGCCTTTGCGACTGCCCGTCGAAGTGGCGACAATCCAGGTTCGGACATGTCGCGTTCAGGCATGGAGTCAGCCGGGGGGAAGCCATGAGCGTCGTCCATCCAGTCGAGGAGGCCGGGTACGACCGGACCCCGCCCCACGACATCATGGCCGAGCAGTGCGTCCTCGGCGGCATGCTGCTGTCCAAGGAGGCCATCACCCAGGTCGTCGAGATCGTCCGCTCCTCCGACTTCTACCGTCCGGCCCACCAGACCATCTACGACACGATCATCGACCTGTTCTCCCGGGGGGAACCGGTCGACGCGATCTCCGTCAACGCCGAACTCACCAAACGGGGAGAGATCACCCGGGTGGGCGGCGCCCCCTACCTGCACACGCTCACCGACACGGTGCCCACCGCGGCCAACGCCGGGTACTACGCGCGCATCGTCGCCGACCGCGCGGTCCTGCGCCGCCTGGTCGAGGCGGGCACCCGCATCGCGCAGATCGGCTACTCCGGCGACGGCGAGATCGACGACCTCGTCGACCGGGCCCAGGCCGAGATCTACAAGGTGGCCGAGAAGCGCACCGGCGAGGACTACCTGCCCCTCAGCGACATCATGCCGGGCGCGCTGGACGAACTGGAGGCGATCTCCTCCCACGACGACACCCTGACCGGAGTCCCCACCGGGTTCACCGACTTCGACGCCCTCTCCAACGGCCTGCACCCGGGCCAGATGATCATCATCGCGGCCCGCCCCGCGGTGGGAAAGTCCACCCTCGCCCTCGACTTCGCCCGGGCCGCGGCGATCAAGCACCAGTTGACCACCGTCTTCTTCAGCCTGGAGATGGGGCGCAACGAGATCGTCATGCGGCTGCTGTCAGCCGAGGCGCGGGTGCCGCTGCACACCATGCGGTCGGGCATGATGACCGACGACGACTGGGCCCGACTGGCACGACGCATGGGAGAGGTCGCGGGGGCACCGCTGTTCATCGACGACTCCCCGAACCTGTCGATGATGGAGATCCGCGCCAAGTGCCGCAGGCTCAAACAGCAGCACGACCTCAAACTCGTCATCGTCGACTACCTCCAGCTGATGAGCTCCACCGGCCGGGTGGAAAGCCGCCAGCAGGAGGTCTCCGAGATGTCCCGGTCGCTCAAGCTCCTCGCCAAGGAGCTTGAGGTCCCCGTGGTCGCCCTGTCCCAGCTCAACCGCGGCCCCGAACAGCGGACCGACAAGAAACCGCAGATCAGCGACCTGCGTGAGTCGGGCTCCATCGAGCAGGACGCCGACATGGTCATCCTGCTCTACCGCGAGGACGTCCACGAGAAGGAGTCGCCGCGGGCCGGTGAGGCCGACCTGATCGTGGCCAAGCACCGCAACGGTCCCACGGCCACCGTCACCGTGGCGTTCCAGGGGCACTACAGCCGCTTCGTCGACATGGCCCCGGGATAGCCACCGGGGGCCGTGCCGACGTGCCCCGGGCGGGCCTCGCCCCTGGACGGAGTGCTCTCCGGTCCGGCGGCGCGGGCGTCACCGCCCGGGGTGGAAACCAAGACCCACAGCGAGTGAGGGACCGACCATACGCTGGTCGGTCCCTCACCCGCTCAGGTGGTCAGCTCAGCTCCACCGCGCCTGAGGGCGCATACGCCCGGTGCTGTCGGGCAGAAGAACCCAGGTCAGCTTCGGTTGGTCCGAGAGGGTCTCCGCCTCGGTGGCGTCTCGCTGGTACGGCACGAAGGACGTGGGCCGCATGGCACCCGCCACGCGGGTCAGTCGGCGACGGCGTCGAGTCTGGGACGGGCGGGTGGTCGATGGCGCCTTGCTCGCTCTCCGAGTCATGACGTCACCCCCTCATTCAATCTGACGATGGCTTAAGTTAACCTTCCGTTCACCTTGTCGTCAAGTTGGGTCCACTGTGATGCGCATCTGGCGGGAAACGGCGGAGCGCCCGCCGAGGGCGGGCGCTCCGTACGTCGTGGGTCGTGCGGCGGCCGGTCACTCCTTGTCGGGGAAGATCAGGCCGACCACCTCCAGGTAGAGCTGTTCCGGGTAGGGGATGAAGTCGATCTTGCTGAGCGCCTGGTCCTGACCGGCGGACTCCATGACGAACGTGCCGTAGCCGAGGAGGCGGCCCAGCAGCGTGCGTTCGAAGCGCATGTCGGTGACCTTGCCCAGCGGCATCATGTTGACCTGCCGGGTGATCAGACCGTTGGTCCCCAGCAGACGCGCGGACGTGATGACGAAGTAGTCGACCGACCACTCCGCCACCTTCCACACGAACCACACCAGCACCAGCAGCCACAGCCACCAGATGACCGCCAGTACCGCCCCGCCCGTCACGATCGAGGTGTTGCTCAGGAGCCCCGCGGCGATCAGGCTGCCCAGCACGATTCCCACCGGCCCCAGCAGGACGGCGGGATGCCGGCGGATCGTGATGACCTGCTGCTCGTGGGGAAGCAGGTAACGGTTGACCGAAGCGGGCGCCGAGTCACCCGGCGTTACGAGCTTCATCCGGGCTCACGCCCCTCACAGCAGGATGGTGTTCACGAAGGTGGAGAGCGAGTTGGCGGCCCCGCCCAGGCCGGCGAAGACGTTCAGGACCAGGGTGCCCACGGTCGCCGGCTGAGTCAGCAGGTAGAAGATGACGAAGGCGATGAGGGCGTACCCCAGCCATTTCTTCAATTTCGGCGGCATGAACGCACTCCCCACTAGAACGTGAAGACCCACTAACCCACCACGATTGTTGCATCGTGGACGTGCCGCGTAAAGGCAAAGGTGTGTCGTCGGCGTGCCGTCCCAGGTCAGGGAGTTGGGGTCGAGGTCCTCTCCCGGTATTCGGTCAGCGTCGTTCCGCCAGGGCGAGGGCGAGGACCTTCAGGTGCTGCCGCGCGATCCGCTCCACCAGTTCGGGGGTGGCGTGGCCGACCACGTCCTCGGCGCCGTGCCGGGCCGCGTCGATGCAGCGGGACACGATCGCCTCCTGGTGCACGTCCTTGAACTCGGCGCGGAGTCGCGTGGCGACAGAGGCGAAGTCGCGCGGGGTCGCGTCATAGGTCTGGGACATGTCACTCCTCGGAAAGGCAGAGAGCGGTTGCGGTGCTCCGGTCTCTCCTGCGCGGCGGGCATGGTCTCGGGCGGGGTGCGGCGTCGCCCCGCGGGGTGCGCGGGGCCACGTCGTCCCCCACGGCGCCGGATCAGGAGCCGGGGGGATGAGTGAGAGGGGTCACGGCTTTTCGGTTGGTTGGAGTGGGGGATTATTGGGGGGTCAGAACTATCATTACCACAACGTGTCACATATGTGTCTCAATACGAGTTCGAGTGACGCAAGAAGCCCCGTGTGCTGCGGCAACGATGGCATTTCTGATTTTGGCCAAAAATGCCTCATTCCCCTGTTTCCGATGGTTGAAACCAGATGTTTCCTCAATGATATGAGGAACCCCTGAAGGAAAGTTCCGTGAAGGTCACACGGAGCCGTACAGCCGGTCTCCCGCGTCGCCCAGCCCCGGAACGATGAACCCCTCCTCGTTGAGCCGTTTGTCCAGGGCAGCCGTGACCACGCGCAGTCGCAGGTCCCCGCGCTCCTGGAGGACCGCGCCCAGTTCGGCGCGCACGCGTTCCACCCCTTCGGGAGCGGCCAGCAGGCAGATCGCGGTGACATGGTCGGCACCGCGGTCGACCAGCAGACGCAGTGCCGCCGCGAGGGTGCCGCCCGTGGCCAGCATCGGGTCGAGCACGTAGCACTGCCGCCCGGAGAGGTCCTGGGGCAGCCGGTCCGCGTAGGTGACGGGCTGCAGGGTCGCCTCGTCGCGTGCCATCCCCAGGAAACCCACCTCGGCAGTGGGCAGCAGCCGCGTCATGCCGTCCAACATGCCCAGACCCGCGCGCAGAATCGGGACGACCAGCGGAGCAGGGCGGGAGAGCTGGACGCCGACCGTCTCGGTCAACGGCGTCCGCACGGTGGCCTTCGTGACCCGGACGTCCCTGGTCGCCTCATAGGTGAGGAGGGTCACCAGTTCGTCGGTGAGCCGGCGGAAGGTGGGAGAGTCGGTACGCACATCCCGCAGGGTCGTGAGCTTGTGGGCGATGAGCGGATGGTCCGCGACGAAGATCTCCATGGGAGACCAAACTATCGTTCCGGACCGTCGCGAACACCTCCGCCGGAAAGCGTTCCTCACCAGGGTTTTCACGGTGAGTAGTCATTTCGGGGCCCGGAGTCGCCGCGTTCCTCGCGGTCAAGGAGCGGAGCGCGTTCTGTTCCGGATGGGGCGTCCGTTCTAATAGGAGACGTGAGCGCGGACTTCTACAACGGACCGGCATCCCCGCGAGAAGAGCGGAGCGCGGACGAAGGCGGCCGTTTCGGTGACGAGGCAAGAGACGATCTGCGATTCTGGTCCGATCAGGGCCAGCCGGGTGGAGCGACGATGACGGAACTCGAACTGGACGACGACGGCTCGGGCGACTTCGCCGCCGTCGCCTACCGCGAAGAAGACTACTGGGATGTCGACCTGCTTCCGGTCGCGCTGACCCGCGACCTCAGGGGACTGCTGCACGCCCTGCACCAGCAGCCGAGTATCAGCGGGGCGATCGGCCTGGTCTCGGTGGCCGACGACTTCTTCGTCCTCGCCCGCGTCTACGGACGTGACAACGTCAGCCTCTTCCTCTCCGACGTGACAGCCTCCGCCGACTGGAAGATCGCCCGGGACGTCCTGGAATACCTGGACATCGACATCCCCGACGAGGAGGACGTGGACCAGGTGCTGCCTGCGGGAGACATGTCGATCCTCGCCGACCTGGGCCTGGACGAGATGGAGTTGGGGGCGCTGGCCGGCGACCTCGACCTGTACCCGGACGAGGTCCTGGCCAGCATCTCCGAGCGCCTCGGGTTCCAGGCGGCTTTCCAACGCGCGCTCGATGCGATGGGGTAGGACCCAGCGCGGTGCGGTGCCGCCCCGCACGTGTCCGAA
This window encodes:
- the dnaB gene encoding replicative DNA helicase, with amino-acid sequence MSVVHPVEEAGYDRTPPHDIMAEQCVLGGMLLSKEAITQVVEIVRSSDFYRPAHQTIYDTIIDLFSRGEPVDAISVNAELTKRGEITRVGGAPYLHTLTDTVPTAANAGYYARIVADRAVLRRLVEAGTRIAQIGYSGDGEIDDLVDRAQAEIYKVAEKRTGEDYLPLSDIMPGALDELEAISSHDDTLTGVPTGFTDFDALSNGLHPGQMIIIAARPAVGKSTLALDFARAAAIKHQLTTVFFSLEMGRNEIVMRLLSAEARVPLHTMRSGMMTDDDWARLARRMGEVAGAPLFIDDSPNLSMMEIRAKCRRLKQQHDLKLVIVDYLQLMSSTGRVESRQQEVSEMSRSLKLLAKELEVPVVALSQLNRGPEQRTDKKPQISDLRESGSIEQDADMVILLYREDVHEKESPRAGEADLIVAKHRNGPTATVTVAFQGHYSRFVDMAPG
- a CDS encoding PH domain-containing protein, with amino-acid sequence MKLVTPGDSAPASVNRYLLPHEQQVITIRRHPAVLLGPVGIVLGSLIAAGLLSNTSIVTGGAVLAVIWWLWLLVLVWFVWKVAEWSVDYFVITSARLLGTNGLITRQVNMMPLGKVTDMRFERTLLGRLLGYGTFVMESAGQDQALSKIDFIPYPEQLYLEVVGLIFPDKE
- the upp gene encoding uracil phosphoribosyltransferase — translated: MEIFVADHPLIAHKLTTLRDVRTDSPTFRRLTDELVTLLTYEATRDVRVTKATVRTPLTETVGVQLSRPAPLVVPILRAGLGMLDGMTRLLPTAEVGFLGMARDEATLQPVTYADRLPQDLSGRQCYVLDPMLATGGTLAAALRLLVDRGADHVTAICLLAAPEGVERVRAELGAVLQERGDLRLRVVTAALDKRLNEEGFIVPGLGDAGDRLYGSV
- a CDS encoding tRNA adenosine deaminase-associated protein translates to MTELELDDDGSGDFAAVAYREEDYWDVDLLPVALTRDLRGLLHALHQQPSISGAIGLVSVADDFFVLARVYGRDNVSLFLSDVTASADWKIARDVLEYLDIDIPDEEDVDQVLPAGDMSILADLGLDEMELGALAGDLDLYPDEVLASISERLGFQAAFQRALDAMG